A single window of Flavobacteriales bacterium DNA harbors:
- a CDS encoding NTP transferase domain-containing protein: MEAKNKIYSNIPIVIMAGGIGSRLSPLTDNLPKALLKHEKKPIIDKIISSFATQGSSEFYLILNHLHQLIIDHIDTRLQEEHTFKFIIEQEKHGTIGGLSLIDKTFTSPVVVTNCDVLIDVSYSEILNYHIKAKNDITVVFTKIEAESSYGVLEIDENNDVIDLKEKPKRTIKVLVGLYILSPEAINTIPVKTYFHITELIQKLISKKKKVGSFEIDSKKWTDFGIHKD, translated from the coding sequence ATGGAAGCAAAAAACAAAATATACTCAAACATCCCAATAGTAATAATGGCTGGAGGAATCGGATCTAGATTAAGTCCGCTTACAGACAACCTTCCCAAAGCGCTTTTAAAGCACGAGAAAAAACCAATTATTGATAAAATAATATCGTCGTTTGCTACTCAGGGATCCAGTGAGTTCTACCTTATCCTAAACCATCTTCATCAATTAATCATTGATCATATTGACACAAGATTACAAGAAGAACACACATTTAAATTTATCATAGAACAAGAAAAACATGGAACAATTGGAGGATTAAGCCTTATTGACAAAACCTTTACTTCTCCTGTTGTCGTTACAAATTGTGATGTCTTAATAGATGTTTCTTATTCAGAAATTCTCAATTATCATATTAAAGCTAAAAATGATATAACAGTAGTCTTTACTAAGATTGAAGCAGAATCAAGTTATGGAGTGTTAGAAATTGATGAGAACAACGATGTGATCGATTTGAAGGAAAAGCCCAAAAGAACAATCAAGGTACTTGTTGGCCTATACATATTAAGTCCTGAAGCAATTAATACTATTCCAGTTAAAACATATTTTCACATAACAGAACTTATTCAGAAACTAATTTCTAAAAAGAAAAAGGTAGGTTCGTTTGAAATTGATTCTAAGAAATGGACCGATTTCGGAATTCACAAAGACTGA